One segment of Ficedula albicollis isolate OC2 chromosome 2, FicAlb1.5, whole genome shotgun sequence DNA contains the following:
- the LOC101818431 gene encoding cathelicidin-B1-like, with protein sequence MHYTFPTWRRPVNAGTRHFRVKPRGWGGGVENLTLTCFRPLVPTVLWTTHSHAVTAVTPRGKPQSLCPQVTATPIPTDLGTRAGWAGLLARFSPPGMSRCPGPRGSCHKKLSWLAGKQDPDPGAGMGPRRAPQLLLLLALGLAGASTPGPGGSTAAGDGREGTSPSSPGALSYGDVVAAAVALLNARAVSPYVLRLREAQPRPGWPSDLQGRQELSFTLEETTCRTPGTANGTCRSRWLGVVTWCQGSVFLEGQQPTVELSCEKAPATLGRIWKSKIKDFFGKVKLRFQSFFQCGRIWIRDRLNIKAPKP encoded by the exons ATGCATTACACCTTCCCAACATGGCGCCGCCCTGTGAACGCGGGAACGCGCCACTTCCGGGTCAAGCCGcgaggctggggagggggcgTG GAGAACCTGACCCTCACCTGCTTCAGGCCTTTGGTCCCCACCGTGCTCTGGACCACTCACAGCCACGCTGTCACCGCTGTCACCCCCCGTGGCAAACCCCAAAGCCTGTGCCCGCAGGTGACCGCCACACCCATCCCCACCGACCTGGGGACCCGCGCGGGCTGGGCCGGGCTCCTGGCCAGATTCAGCCCACCTGGAATGTCCCGCTGTCCCGGCCCCCGTGGCAGCTGCCATAAAAagctctcctggctggctgggaaGCAGGACCCAGATCCAGGAGCCGGGATGGGGCCGCGCCGAGCGccgcagctgctgctgctgctggctttggggcTGGCCGGAGCCTCCACACCGGGGCCAGGCGGgtccacagcagcaggggacGGACGGGAAGGAACCTCGCCGTCCTCACCGGGGGCCCTGAGCTATGGGGACGTGGTGGCAGCGGCTGTGGCGCTGCTCAACGCCAGGGCTGTCAGTCCCTACGTCCTGCGGCTGCGGGAGGCTCAGCCCCGGCCCGGCTGG CCCTCAGACCTGCAGGGCCGGCAGGAGCTGAGCTTCACCCTGGAGGAAACGACGTGCAGGACACCAGGAACGGCCAATGGCACCTGCAGGAGCCGCTGGCTCGGG gTGGTGACCTGGTGCCAGGGCTCTGTTTTCctggaggggcagcagcccACGGTGGAGCTCTCCTGTGAGAAAGCTCCAGCCACG CTGGGCCGGATCTGGAAATCCAAGATCAAGGATTTCTTTGGCAAGGTCAAGCTGCGTTTCCAATCCTTCTTCCAGTGCGGCCGGATTTGGATCCGGGACAGGCTCAACATCAAGGCGCCCAAACCCTGa
- the CAMP gene encoding cathelicidin antimicrobial peptide yields the protein MASSWLLVLAVLGGACALPAPETFSYSQALVQAVDSFNQRPEVQNAFRLLSAEPEPAPGLELSSLHGFNFSMMETTCASSSRSDPEDCDFKENGVILECLGLVKNTQDSPELDLSCSDASSDCPWVGSRVCSQRGGPTPRTP from the exons ATGGCGAGCTCGTGGCTTCTGGTGCTGGCGGTGCTGGGGGGGGCCTGCGCCCTCCCCGCCCCGGAGACCTTCTCCTACAGCCAGGCGCTGGTGCAGGCTGTGGATTCCTTCAACCAGCGCCCAGAGGTGCAGAACGCCTTCAGGCTGCTCAGCGCGGAGCCCGAGCCCGCCCCG ggcttgGAGCTGAGCTCGCTGCATGGATTCAACTTCAGCATGATGGAGACgacctgtgccagcagctcccgcAGCGACCCCGAGGACTGCGACTTCAAGGAGAACGgg GTCATCTTGGAGTGCTTGGGGCTGGTGAAGAACACGCAGGATTCCCCCGAGCTGGACCTGAGCTGCTCCGACGCCTCCTCCGAC TGTCCCTGGGTGGGGTCCCGGGTGTGCTCCCAAAGGGGGGGTCCCACCCCCCGCAccccctga